The following proteins come from a genomic window of Andrena cerasifolii isolate SP2316 chromosome 6, iyAndCera1_principal, whole genome shotgun sequence:
- the LOC143370026 gene encoding uncharacterized protein LOC143370026, protein MSQREKRVVTKPTRYQTTSTEEETPKRRRTSTAPRPTINQDIQDLSIIMQEDGPTTSNGVPTVNSDNMFQDTYAANVPVFEAFADPGTTSSARATVIHSEPLRHNTASTQPPDNGSMEDLTERNRIEAELIRMNTLLLSIQKSVQATHNTGQPMKPAVLPLSSVQEVDCFEDIDDDTYSKVVKYFEYVGGFDLKGAVKCCFKEALPDDLTASFTWFGREGLRSLYDTRIARAIFDGVAQNPKFQKPTRSDFQLRMQVELKAAKERIRCRKRGPRTKPASPSQEPRVPRSFWTDQQPDEADDNL, encoded by the exons ATGAGCCAAAGAGAGAAACGTGTGGTTACCAAACCCACACGTTACCAAACAACATCTACGGAGGAGGAAACTCCGAAACGGCGAAGGACGTCGACCGCGCCGAGACCAACCATCAACCAGGACATCCAGGATTTGTCGATTATCATGCAGGAAGACGGTCCAACAACGTCAAACGGTGTTCCTACTGTTAACTCGGATAATATGTTTCAGGATACGTATGCCGCCAATGTTCCTGTCTTCGAAGCATTCGCAGATCCAGGGACAACGTCGTCTGCACGCGCCACTGTGATCCACAGTGAACCGTTGCGGCACAATACAGCGTCAACCCAACCTCCTGATAATGG gagcatggaaGATCTCACGGAGCGCAATCGGATCGAGGCGGAGCTAAT AAGAATGAATACTCTCTTGCTGAGTATTCAGAAATCTGTCCAGGCCACCCATAATACCGGTCAACCGATGAAACCAGCAGTCCTCCCTTTGTCCTCAGTGCAGGAGGTGGACTGTTTTGAGGACATCGATGACGACACTTATTCCAAAGTT GTAAAGTATTTCGAATACGTGGGCGGGTTCGATTTGAAGGGAGCGGTCAAGTGCTGCTTCAAGGAAGCACTGCCGGACGACTTAACGGCGTCGTTCACTTGGTTTGGCCGCGAAGGACTCAGATCCTTATATGACACCCGCATCGCGAGGGCGATTTTTG ACGGTGTGGCTCAGAATCCCAAGTTCCAGAAGCCAACCCGATCGGACTTCCAATTGCGGATGCAAGTAGAACTGAAGGCGGCAAAGGAGAGGATACGCTGTAGGAAGCGTGGTCCGCGCACGAAGCCAGCATCGCCATCCCAGGAACCTCGAGTGCCCCGCAGTTTCTGGACCGACCAGCAGCCCGACGAAGCTGATGACAACCTCTGA